The window tgaatgccttggcgaatgaatgaatgccttggcgaatgaatgaatgccctggtgaatgaatgaatgccttGGTGAATGAATGGATGTCTTGGTGAATGAATGGATGTCTTGGTGAATGAATGGATGTCTTGGTGAAAAAATGAATGTCTTGGTGAACAAATGCATGTCTTGGTGAATGACTCAGGGTTGTGGTGAGAAGGAACGACTGACCCAGTTCGATGCGCTCGTAGTCCGAGTCGAGCAGGAAGGTCCTGAAGCGGTTGGACACGTAGTGGTAGGCCAGGAACTTCAGGTAGTACAGGCTGAACTCAAACTCCATGGGGAACTGAAGGTggatctgtggggggggggggggggggtgcggcggGGGAGAAAGCGTGAAATGTTACACGCATTTCCCGTTCTGAAAATCTCTTGGAAGTCCCTTTTATGATAAACTgtcagctaaatgaataaattaaataaacagTGCGATTCGGAGACTTTGAAAAATGTTGAGTCTGCCTTTTTTCAGCTGTGGAGAGCAGCGGCCGTCACGGTGAGACGTCGTGCTTCTGAGCGGTCCGTTTGGGAGCTCGAGGACGTTAAGTAACTTGGCGTTTCCTTCCGTTTCGTAAAATACATGATCTGTTTATCTTCCCTGTGTGTACAGAGTGGCTATTTCAAGGCAGCAGGCCCAGAGACGGACAATGAGGAGAAGCTTCTGTCTAAAAGGAGAGGCTCCTGGTTGACTAATAGCCCTGTGAAATAATTGTTTTTGCCCATTGTTGACGTAGTCATGTACCCATGCAAggcccattcacacacagacacacacacacatcctacataCAATAATGTTGCGACATCCACGTCAGCAACCTGGCAAAAAAACAGGAAGCCCTTTCACGCACGACGGCTAGCACACACGCCCGGGACGCGCTCGAGCGCAGAGCCACATGACCGAAGGACAAACATGCGGCCGCCTTTCACACAGATATGACGAGCCTccgagaagaaaaaaacaaaaggggggaggaaggaagagcgTTTGAAATCGCTCACTGAAGCGCGACAACCAGGATACGGTCACGCCAAGGAGGGCAGACGACACACAAAACACCTCGGGGAGAGAACCGTCTCTcgaaaacacaaacatgttgaAAAAGGGAAACGCGCGTACGCGCTACATGGGCTCTCCCTGttaacgcacgcacgcacacacgcgcacctgGTGCACGCAGTCGAGGAACTGCAGGAAGACGGGGGTGAAGCCGCTGCTCTGGCTGGCCAGCGTCTGGGCGCCGCGGTGACTGAAGCGGTGGCCGAACGACAGCCACTCCTTCTCCACCAGCAGGCGGAAGCCGTCGAAGGTGCGGTAGTACGGGTCGGACAGCAGCTGCACCAGGGACACCACCTGGGGAGCGGGGCGCAGGAGAGACGTGTTAGCacgcgtgtggggggggggggggttatatgtgatgtgtgtggacgaggggggggggggggggggggcacctgcGTGGTGACGTCCCAGCCGTCCTCCAGGCTGACCATGACGGAGGACCCTGTGTCGAGCAGCTCCACCACCAGGACGGACACCTGCAGCACCCTgttcagctgcacacacacacacacacacacagtgaggatgAACACATCTCGTCTATCAAAGAAAGAGTCCATCCACTTACTAACGGTAAACAATCTCCTCTCACCCAACACATTATCGGGCACAGACAaaaacaggcaaacacacacacacaccagaacccaCTAGCTCGGCGTGCTGTGCTTACCAGACACATCCACTCCGACTCCTCCAGGCAGCGGAGGAAGGTCATGCTGGGGTCGCTGGTGGCCGAGCTGGGCACGCACGCCTTCATCAGCTTCTTGAAGCTGTTCTTCACCTGCCGCACGTCACACACCTCGATGGGCACCACCTCCCACTGCTGGAACGAGTCCTGCTTCCCtccctgcatcacacacacacacacacatcaatatcaACAGGGCTTCTAtcctgctgtctcacacacacacatgtatgaagCCATTGAtgctttgagggggggggggggggggggttgacaccAGAGCACAAGAGAATGGGCAACAGAACAGTCATGGCTGTATGGTtcagtgtctgtatgtgtgtgttaccttgagCTGGGCCTTGTCCCCTATGATGTAGAGGTAGGCCCTCTGCTGTCTGAAGAGCAGGGCGTCGCTGGGCCCCCCGTTGGGCTGGGGAGACTCCTTCCCCGCCAGCCTGGTCCCGATGTCGGGGTTGTAGGCACTCAGACGCCCGCTGCCCCGGATGCTGCCCCACttgcctgggacacacacacgcacacacagggggagGTCATGACCAGCGAGCCTTCAGCCGTCGTCACAGAGAGTCAATCACGTGGGGTGTTGGAGGCtgtgcgtgtgttcatgtgCGTTCGTGTTGTACTGTGCACAGCTACAGCTCTACTGCTAAACATGCCGGTGAGACACTGGGCTGCAGGAGGGGAGGTTTGGACAGAAGTCGATCACAGACATACTCCGTGTCCCTGAAGAGTCACAGCAATCGTCACGCAGGAGGGACAAGACAGTAGTAATCAAACACGCAACGGACAGTAGCAATCAAACACGCAACAGACAGTAGCAATCAAACACGCAACAGACAGTAGCAATCAAACACGCAACAGACAGTAGTAATCGAACACGCAACAGACAGTAGCAATCAAACACGCAACAGACAGTAGTAATCAAACACGCAACAGACAGTAGTAATCGAACACGCAACAGACAGTAGCAATCAAACACGCAACAGACAGTAGTAATCAAACACGCAACAGACAGTAGTAATCAAACACGCAACAGACAGTAGTAATTGAACAGACAGCGGTAATCAAACACAGAGAGCTCGGACAGGGCGTTCTGCAGAGCGGATGCGAGGCCCAATGGGCCAGCATGCCTTGGAAGGACAAgacgcacagagagagagagagaagctatgtcaaaaaaaacagttttggaCGACAAAGTTAGTCCCTGGAGAGGCAGACATCACACCACAGGGAGGGCGGGGCCAACCAGCGCAGACAGACTGACGTCACTGTTAAAGAGATCTGATTGGTTAGATTggaagaagggggtggggggggtcaggacGGGTCCTACTGTACCTCTGGGAGAGTTCCTGGCCTTGCCTGAGACTTtgggctgagagagggagatgacccTTGCCCTCTGACCCAGAGCTGAGGTCAGATGACAGAGATGCTCATTAACCAACACCACAGATGGGAGATGGGTCAACACAacgcaccagcacacacacaccgacccaAAGGTGAGCTAGAGATGGTTTTAGGATGATAAAGCTCATCTTTGAGTTGCGACATGCTCAGTTCAGATCCATTTAACATTCCTTAGTGGGGTTGTTTCACAGCCATAACTCACGCATCTCGGAACATATTTCATCTCGGAACATATTTCATCTCTGAAAATATTTCTGTCAGAAAGGTTTTGATGAATGTGTGGTCCTTTAGCGTCAAATACCATTCGTCCACACACTGTACCCTcacatacactgtacacacactgtacacacacacacacggcctctcacctcctctgctGAAGGTTCCAGGGATGTCCTCCTTGTTCCCCATCACCTGCTTCATCAGGACTCCGATCTTGGGCTGCCTCAGCTTGTCCGACGAGTCTGGGAAGAGACACAGCCATCGTCCAATCACACGTAccggtatgtgtgtgaggggggggcaacacatgtctgtgaatgtgtgcatgtccACATTCGCATTTGTGTATCTCCATGCTTAGCTGTaggtatgtaagtgtgtgtgtgtatgtacctgaggtgctcatgtgtgtggaggtgaagcCACTGAGTGTGTTCCTCCCGCTGGGCTCGCTGTAGGAGGGCATGGAGCTGATGATGGCCTGCAGGTacttctcctgctccagactGGTCGAGTCTGCCTGGGacgggcctgcacacacacacacacacgtcaaacaACGCCGATCTCTCAACCCTCAGAAGGTCCATATCACGTTCCCTGACGGGCCAGAGCCGTCTGGGCCGGTGTGCATCACGTCCTGTGGGCTGGGTGGAGTGTCTCTGCTCACCGGCGGTGGGGTTGTTGGGGGACTTGAAGAAGCCCACCACTCCCTTGGCGTGCAGGCCTGCCGAGCGCAGCAGGACGGCCTTGGTCCGCGAGTTCCTCCAGCACACCACCGGGAAGCGGTTCTGCCGGTAGCACCGCGAGATCCGCTGGATGGTCGTGTCTGGGATGCTCTGAGGCACGATCAGCAGGCCTGGgtaactggagcacacacacacacacacaggtcgctCATGGTTAGATGCTGTCGGTTGTGGTCAGGTTCTGGTTGAGGTCCTTCAGGGCGGTGGAAGGTCCCTAACCTCctgcagacagtgtacatgcggTTGACGGTGGAGATGCGGAAGGGCTCGTTCTTGGAGCGGGTCAGGCTGTTACTGAGCGTGCCCAGACCCAGCCGCTGGTAGTCCCGGCAACAGGCCCGCTCCACTACGTTGCTCATGGTCTGCCTGTCGGACGAgcggatggtggaggagagggtgagggagctcTGGTCCAGCTCTTCtgacactgcagacacacaaacacacacaccatcacacacaattGTTAGATAGCAGCAACATACAGGGACCATGTAGGGAGCGTGGacgtggctggtgtgtgtctggtgtgtgtctggctgcgcCGGGGGCTCCACCTGAGAGGTCGTCTTCGTCCAGCTCGGACTGCAGGCTTCCCCGGTTCTCCCAGGTCGGGGGGGCGTACTTCTTCCGGGTCACGTACTGCCGGCCGATGGTCCGCTTGGCGCTCTTCACCAGGTTTTTGGACAGAGTTCTGAGAGGTCGGGGGGGacggggcaggggtggagggaaatAAAGAGAATACAGGAAAGGACGTCAAATCGCTGATTAGAGAAAACAGCCTAACGAGGGGGCCGGCGACGTCCGCGAGCGTGAAAGGGGGCGTTTTCCAACCACGGCCAATCAAGACAGAGGCGCATTCCAGCACCGGGGCCCATCTCAGTCTGGGCTGCATCATGAAAGCATCCtctaggcagggggagagtGCTGCTGGCTGAGCCTGGCgctggcagggggagggggggagggagggagggagggagggagggagggagggagggagggagggagggagggagggagggagggagggtgttgtGGCGAGGTTAATGTCTCTGAATGGAGTCTTTTAGTGCAACGACACGCCGCTCAGAGATGGAAACAGCGACCAGGGAGGCTGTCACATTTTCCACCGCTGAATTATTCATTGGGCTGCTCTGCTTTTTTTCATACCCcacaggagagcgagagagagagagagagagagagagagagggagagagagggagagagagacagagagagagcgagagagagaaaggggcacCAGGGGGTGTATGTATTGTACCAGGATGGAAAGTGGACAGTAGGATGTGAAACAGTCTCATTCCTCAGGCCCTTCAGAGCTGGCTCTGAATAAATGAGTACGAGGGTGCAGCCAGCAGAATTAAACAGGCAGCTTTCCGGAAACATGCAATGTTCTCACACACGCGTCAACCCCAACCACGCCGCTGATGCACTTGCACTTGCAAGTAAGAGACCAAAACGCACCGGCAACCCTAAGTGGCATCCTACCACGCGCTCATACACCCGTGAACGCTCGCACCACCAGCACTCTTGACTATATACAATTCTGTCGTTAAACCCACTTCAGCCCACAACTCCTTAAAAACAGCCTGGACACGTCCTGAGAGCTGGGACGTGCGGAAACACCCAGGCggcagagagcagggcaggAACGTGACGTCTCCTCCGACAGAGCAGTTCAGCGCCGGGTCGGTCGCGTACGTCGTCGGGGCGGTGCCGTGTCATCTCAGCCCGCGTGCGAGCTACGGCGTGGGAGGTCGAAAGGCGCCTTTCGAAAGGCGTCGGATGCCGTCGGGAGAATCTGGGCCTAACTGAGCTCGCGCGGGATTGATGGTTCTGGGGCTGCAGAACGCCGGCGACAGTggcgcttctgtgtgtgtgtgtgtgtgtgtgcttacttcAGGGACTGGTTCTTGTCCTTGGTCTTGTGCTCCACCACCATCTTGCTGCCCTGGCCCACGGTGAAGGCGAAGGTGCCCTGGACGTGCTGCGGGTAGCGCAGCTTGTGCATGTGCTTCCTGAACACCTCGGCCAGGTCCGACGCCACCTCCTCGTCGAACGCTATCTTCATCAGCTGGGCGGGGCGggaacacgcgcgcacacacacacacacaggctggttagaggaggagctggggggggagggagggaaatgggGTAGTGGGGGCAGgaggttggatggatggatgaggagaggaaaggagaacctGGAAGGTGCAGGAGCGTAGCTGCAGTCCCTCCTGGATGAACTGGTCCATGGGCAGGCTGACGGAGATCTTCTTCTCCTTGGTCAGCGAGGCGATGGGGAACGAGCGCGTGACCACCTGCTCCCCGACTACACAGGAGGGAGACGCGCCATCAGGCAAGAAGGGGGTGtttaggagggtgtgtgtggcctcgtccacacgcacgcacacgcgcgcgcgtcTGTGGGCTCCTGGTCTTACCGAGAGCGTCGGTGGGCGTTCCCTTGAAGATGAGGCGGTAGTTGGTGAGGAAGATGGCGCCCTCGGCGGGCagcaggggggggccccccatcACCCCCGTGGGCTCCTCGCGCCCGTCCGGGATCAGGTGCACCCGCATGCCGTCCATCACCAGCTCCTCCCCTGCTAGCAGAACAGGCCTCAGCAGcttgggctggagggagggagggagggaggacataggaggtagagagaggtagagaggtagagagaagagagtggtcAGTGCTTTCTGTTCTGCAGTCCTAAACATGGCACACCAACATGAACAGGTACACCATGCTGCTGAGTTAGTCTCCAAACTCAATCAATATTTGGCCAACTGGACAAATGTCACACCAACCCAGAGCTCATGCCTTCACATCCATGCCAGAGAACATGACACCCCACTGGAGCAAAACTGCTATTTCCAACCTTGCAATTAATTAAGTACCTACCTACGGATATCACGCAACAAAAGTCAAAACACAAAACTCGATATGACGACTTCTGGCCCCGTTATTTGTTGTTATTGGTTTTCTGGGTATGCAAATGACGACAAAGTGGTGGGATCTTGGCTGAGTTAGCCTGTTTGACATCAAACTAAATAAGCAGAAGGAGAAATTCAGACAAATATGTGTGCTGTATGCTTACAGAGACTCTGGtggacttgtgtgtgtacaattCTCCCAAACTGGGAAATATCCATGGAATGAAATTGTGGTACACAAAATACCATCAGAAGACCAGTCTAGGGTCTGGCAGTGAGAGTCTGTCTCTGGGcattgacatcacttcctgtctcccctccctgctggtCAGCTTATTCAGGGGGCAACTGCGCCAAACAAAGTGGTTCCACTAATGAAAAAAAGAATTGTGTGTTTTATAACCCATTCCATAATCTGTTGCACAACAGCACCTGATTCCCTGTATCCTCGTGAGGGGATTTGAAGCGCTTAGTCAGCGCAAAACACAATGCATTATGGGATTAGGAGGAGATCTCTCAGGTACAGTATTACACAGGGGAGCAAAGCCCACAGTCCAGCTCAAATTAACCAGATTCATGGTAGATTGGTGTTTGAAACTGATATTTGGCAGGATAAGGGCTTGGAGTTGTCACGGATACAGAGACGCGATGTTAAGCTACCTTTGTTCACCAGCGAGCAGCACACTCCTAGAAACAGACCGAGCACACAGCACCCTTCTGTCTGAAGGCACACAGGTCTCTGTAGTCTGACAGGCCCCCCGAGGACTACAAGGCCCAGCATGCACCACTGTAGAAGGAGTCTGCTAGgcttgtaggggggggggggggggggggggggggatcagagaAGGAACGACAACATCCGGCATGCACCGCTCAGGCAGATTGTGTGAGTTACGCGGCAACGTTGTTGGGACAGACGTACCTGCCGTGCCACTGTGACACTGAGCTGTAGGgattggtggagggggggatgggcggGTCTGGCCTGGGTTCGGCGTGGCCTTTGTCCAGCGGAATGTAAAAGAAGGAATTGGTTACCTTTTGGATCGGCGGCAGTCGCTTGCTCTCCCTGTGGACTGCATCCAACGTCTCAATGTGCATCTGGACGATATCTGAGAGGAACCACACAGGAGCGGATCAGAGGCGCCCCACCATGAATGTTACCCCACCCCTCAGGGGGCCCCCGGTGTCCCAGCCACGCCTCCTGACCTCCGTTCCTACCTGGTATCATCGTGTGGAGGGCCTTCAGGTGTTCGTTGGTCACGCCGCTCTCGTTGCACACCTTGTCCACGAAGCGGTTGATGAAGCGCACCACCGAGTTGGCCACGTCCGACACCTCGGCGTCCTCGAAGCCGCTCTCCGTGTCGTAGCTCTCCGCCATGCTCCCAGCGATGCTGGGGGGATGGGCGACAGCGGCGGGTGACGGCTCcgcagacaaaccccccccccaccccaataaAGGTCCCGTTCCCACAAGTACGAAAAGCGTGAAAAACAAGGAAGGGTCGTCTGCACCTGTTGGTGTACCTGTTGGTGACGTAGCTGTTGCTGACGCTCTCCACGTCCCCCCCCAGGCCGGACGAGCGCAGCAGCCGGTTCTTGCTGGTGTCCAGGGGCAGCAGCAGGTAGCTCATGCGGTTGGCGTAGTGGATGGCCTGGCTGAACACCGtgctctcctccttctgcaCGCGCTCCGTCTGCAGGTCCTTGCTCAGCGTGGGCCACAGGCGGCTCTGCTCCGACGCCAGGTCCAGGGCGCTCAGCAGCCCCTGGCCTCCGCCCGCTTCACGCACCTcctgggactggggggggggagcgaggcaAAGGGGGAAAAAGGTCACTGATCGATCGGTGGATTTCGGTTAAAGGCCTCACCTTAAGACGTCACCACCGGACAAAAAACTGTGGTGGGGATCACCGCTCAACACACGGTCAGCCCTGGGGGGCAgcagggtggggggatggggggtccTTACAGGGCTCAGCTGCTGTTccgcctcctccgtctccaggTACAGGGCCCGGATGTGGTTCTGGACGTCGCTGTAGAACATGGCCTCCCAGAACTGCATGGTGGTCCACACCATGTGCTCCTGAACGCAGCTGTAGGCAAACTGGGTGATGCCCGCCCCCagtttctgtcacacacacacggggggaAAACCATCGTGACggttaggggagagagagagagagcttctcGCGACACGAGGAGGAACAACGAGGGAACACTGTGTGggcttggtaaaaaaaaaaggcgtGGCCGTAAGATGGGTCCTCACCCTGCAGAAGGCGGTGACCAGGGGCAGGAGGGCGGCGGCGATCCCGTGCTCGTCGATGTGGGAGCAGTCCTGAGCGAGGACGAGGAGAGCAGAGATTATGTGATTGGCCGGATTGCGGCCATGCCGCGGCGGCTCCGCGGAACGCTCGtccggggagagggggggggctcttACCTGTAAGGTGCAGTTCATCATGCGGACGATGTAGTCGAACTGCTGGTCGTCCAACACGGCCCGGTTCTGCAGCACGTGCTGGTTGAGTTCCTGGGTCAGACACACCCTGGCCGCCCGGCCCTTCAGCGCCCGCAGTACCGCTGGCATCAGctagggggcgagagagagagagagagagagatagtggcaGCACATTAACAACGCTAGTCTTTTACTATGGCCATGGTTACGGTATTGGAGGTATTAAACGAGATAAGGTTGAGGCAGCCATGCGGTTGTCTCTCACCTTCTTAGCCTCCAGCATCTTGTTCTCGAAGATGTAGGTGATGCAGTTGCGGACCACCTCCAGCCTGCGAGCGCTGTTAGCCAGGACGTTCCCATTCCTGTCGACGATGTCTCCTGGAACAACACCAACAGCCAGGAGTCAGAACACCCCCCCAGTCCACACTGGCTCTAGTAACACATGCTGAGGTGACGGAAGGTTTCCGGAACGTTCTTCACGCTCGAGCTCGGCTCACCCAACGGGGGTCCGGAGGGCACCATGCCCTTCACCTCTGCCTTGACCACGGGAGGCGCCGTCCTGAGCTTGGCGGCGGCGTGGTCGACAAAGAGCTCGACCGTAACGTCGTCCAGCGGGGGGAAGGGCTCCTTGTTCTGGGGGGCGTTCTGACCCGGGCTCTCGCTCGGCCGCTGGACCTTATGCATGGCCACCGCAGGGTACGGGTTCTCCTGAGAGGGGTtgagaacataaaaaaaaaaagattgactcacatttagtcatttagcagacgctcttatccagagcgactcacagtaagtacagggacattcccccgaggcaagtagggtgaagtgccttgcccaaggacacatggtattttttggcacggctgggaatcgaccCGGaaatcttctgattactagcccgattccctaaccgctcagccacctgactcaataAATAACGTTAGAAAGCATGAGAACAAGACTACGTTTGGCTCTGAGATAAACcctgtgtggttgtggttgtgtttgtggccCGTACGTTCTTGAAGAGCTGCTCGGCCAGCTCCTTGACGTGATTCATGACTTTGTGAGGGCAGCTCTCCTCCTGGCGGACGCGCTCCACC of the Osmerus mordax isolate fOsmMor3 chromosome 17, fOsmMor3.pri, whole genome shotgun sequence genome contains:
- the sbf1 gene encoding myotubularin-related protein 5 isoform X2 — encoded protein: MARLADYFVVVGYDLDKRGGSEGQGRILQRFPEKDWEDNPFPQGIELFCQPNGWELVPERLPPSFFVSVLTDINSERHYCACFTFWEGLDNPQKAEASEADEDEVPGVLQPAQVFAPKSLVLVSRLDHTEVFRNCLGLIYTVHADSLKVPLETVIGNLLTCVIPIAGGSQRTITLGAGDRQVIQTPINESLPVSGSSVAQLFRQLGIVNVLCLFCAALTEHKILFLSSSYQRLTDACRGLLAIMFPLKYSFTYVPILPGKLLEVLSTPTPFIIGVNSFFRSETQELLDVIIADLDGGTVTIPECVHISLLPEPLLQQTQTALSMVLDPELEIADHAFPPSSTQPSSLKIQDKEIRAVFLWLFAHLFQGYRWCLHIIRIHPEPVIRFHKAAFLGQRALSEDDFLMKVLDGMAFAGFVSERGPPYRATDLFDDLVANQVERVRQEESCPHKVMNHVKELAEQLFKNENPYPAVAMHKVQRPSESPGQNAPQNKEPFPPLDDVTVELFVDHAAAKLRTAPPVVKAEVKGMVPSGPPLGDIVDRNGNVLANSARRLEVVRNCITYIFENKMLEAKKLMPAVLRALKGRAARVCLTQELNQHVLQNRAVLDDQQFDYIVRMMNCTLQDCSHIDEHGIAAALLPLVTAFCRKLGAGITQFAYSCVQEHMVWTTMQFWEAMFYSDVQNHIRALYLETEEAEQQLSPSQEVREAGGGQGLLSALDLASEQSRLWPTLSKDLQTERVQKEESTVFSQAIHYANRMSYLLLPLDTSKNRLLRSSGLGGDVESVSNSYVTNRYTNSIAGSMAESYDTESGFEDAEVSDVANSVVRFINRFVDKVCNESGVTNEHLKALHTMIPDIVQMHIETLDAVHRESKRLPPIQKPKLLRPVLLAGEELVMDGMRVHLIPDGREEPTGVMGGPPLLPAEGAIFLTNYRLIFKGTPTDALVGEQVVTRSFPIASLTKEKKISVSLPMDQFIQEGLQLRSCTFQLMKIAFDEEVASDLAEVFRKHMHKLRYPQHVQGTFAFTVGQGSKMVVEHKTKDKNQSLKTLSKNLVKSAKRTIGRQYVTRKKYAPPTWENRGSLQSELDEDDLSVSEELDQSSLTLSSTIRSSDRQTMSNVVERACCRDYQRLGLGTLSNSLTRSKNEPFRISTVNRMYTVCRSYPGLLIVPQSIPDTTIQRISRCYRQNRFPVVCWRNSRTKAVLLRSAGLHAKGVVGFFKSPNNPTAGPSQADSTSLEQEKYLQAIISSMPSYSEPSGRNTLSGFTSTHMSTSDSSDKLRQPKIGVLMKQVMGNKEDIPGTFSRGALGQRARVISLSQPKVSGKARNSPRGKWGSIRGSGRLSAYNPDIGTRLAGKESPQPNGGPSDALLFRQQRAYLYIIGDKAQLKGGKQDSFQQWEVVPIEVCDVRQVKNSFKKLMKACVPSSATSDPSMTFLRCLEESEWMCLLNRVLQVSVLVVELLDTGSSVMVSLEDGWDVTTQVVSLVQLLSDPYYRTFDGFRLLVEKEWLSFGHRFSHRGAQTLASQSSGFTPVFLQFLDCVHQIHLQFPMEFEFSLYYLKFLAYHYVSNRFRTFLLDSDYERIELGVLYEEKGERKNPQVCKSVWDYIDRLHKKTPVFYNYMFSPEDEEVLRPYSYISNLKVWDFYTEETLSEGPSFDWELVRGRQERLAEEAPPDKPDTSGPKSQRHIVWPCYDSRSRVVPDAITKLLQDLQGLEAELGQVSDKWKETWDKIKNSQRAEAKLESKPSFSSSLLMSSNLSHQRRSQGVYLQESGRGSSINLAMDCEASATSTPMPGRPSTSTLYSQFQSTESENRSHEGILFKKGALLKPWKPRWFVLDKTKHQLRYYESRKDKECKGVIELAEVESVIPGTPTMGAPKNIEEKAFFDLKTTKRVYNFCAQDSLNAQQWMDHVQSCLSDA
- the sbf1 gene encoding myotubularin-related protein 5 isoform X3, with protein sequence MARLADYFVVVGYDLDKRGGSEGQGRILQRFPEKDWEDNPFPQGIELFCQPNGWELVPERLPPSFFVSVLTDINSERHYCACFTFWEGLDNPQLQKAEASEADEDEVPGVLQPAQVFAPKSLVLVSRLDHTEVFRNCLGLIYTVHADSLKVPLETVIGNLLTCVIPIAGGSQRTITLGAGDRQVIQTPINESLPVSGSSVAQLFRQLGIVNVLCLFCAALTEHKILFLSSSYQRLTDACRGLLAIMFPLKYSFTYVPILPGKLLEVLSTPTPFIIGVNSFFRSETQELLDVIIADLDGGTVTIPECVHISLLPEPLLQQTQTALSMVLDPELEIADHAFPPSSTQPSSLKIQDKEIRAVFLWLFAHLFQGYRWCLHIIRIHPEPVIRFHKAAFLGQRALSEDDFLMKVLDGMAFAGFVSERGPPYRATDLFDDLVANQVERVRQEESCPHKVMNHVKELAEQLFKNENPYPAVAMHKVQRPSESPGQNAPQNKEPFPPLDDVTVELFVDHAAAKLRTAPPVVKAEVKGMVPSGPPLGDIVDRNGNVLANSARRLEVVRNCITYIFENKMLEAKKLMPAVLRALKGRAARVCLTQELNQHVLQNRAVLDDQQFDYIVRMMNCTLQDCSHIDEHGIAAALLPLVTAFCRKLGAGITQFAYSCVQEHMVWTTMQFWEAMFYSDVQNHIRALYLETEEAEQQLSPSQEVREAGGGQGLLSALDLASEQSRLWPTLSKDLQTERVQKEESTVFSQAIHYANRMSYLLLPLDTSKNRLLRSSGLGGDVESVSNSYVTNSIAGSMAESYDTESGFEDAEVSDVANSVVRFINRFVDKVCNESGVTNEHLKALHTMIPDIVQMHIETLDAVHRESKRLPPIQKPKLLRPVLLAGEELVMDGMRVHLIPDGREEPTGVMGGPPLLPAEGAIFLTNYRLIFKGTPTDALVGEQVVTRSFPIASLTKEKKISVSLPMDQFIQEGLQLRSCTFQLMKIAFDEEVASDLAEVFRKHMHKLRYPQHVQGTFAFTVGQGSKMVVEHKTKDKNQSLKTLSKNLVKSAKRTIGRQYVTRKKYAPPTWENRGSLQSELDEDDLSVSEELDQSSLTLSSTIRSSDRQTMSNVVERACCRDYQRLGLGTLSNSLTRSKNEPFRISTVNRMYTVCRSYPGLLIVPQSIPDTTIQRISRCYRQNRFPVVCWRNSRTKAVLLRSAGLHAKGVVGFFKSPNNPTAGPSQADSTSLEQEKYLQAIISSMPSYSEPSGRNTLSGFTSTHMSTSDSSDKLRQPKIGVLMKQVMGNKEDIPGTFSRGALGQRARVISLSQPKVSGKARNSPRGKWGSIRGSGRLSAYNPDIGTRLAGKESPQPNGGPSDALLFRQQRAYLYIIGDKAQLKGGKQDSFQQWEVVPIEVCDVRQVKNSFKKLMKACVPSSATSDPSMTFLRCLEESEWMCLLNRVLQVSVLVVELLDTGSSVMVSLEDGWDVTTQVVSLVQLLSDPYYRTFDGFRLLVEKEWLSFGHRFSHRGAQTLASQSSGFTPVFLQFLDCVHQIHLQFPMEFEFSLYYLKFLAYHYVSNRFRTFLLDSDYERIELGVLYEEKGERKNPQVCKSVWDYIDRLHKKTPVFYNYMFSPEDEEVLRPYSYISNLKVWDFYTEETLSEGPSFDWELVRGRQERLAEEAPPDKPDTSGPKSQRHIVWPCYDSRSRVVPDAITKLLQDLQGLEAELGQVSDKWKETWDKIKNSQRAEAKLESKPSFSSSLLMSSNLSHQRRSQGVYLQESGRGSSINLAMDCEASATSTPMPGRPSTSTLYSQFQSTESENRSHEGILFKKGALLKPWKPRWFVLDKTKHQLRYYESRKDKECKGVIELAEVESVIPGTPTMGAPKNIEEKAFFDLKTTKRVYNFCAQDSLNAQQWMDHVQSCLSDA